One region of uncultured Sulfurimonas sp. genomic DNA includes:
- a CDS encoding dihydroneopterin aldolase, which translates to MTIHIEDLKFQCIIGILDFERVTPQDVIININIDYLYEKEFINYAQVVEIVKDIMIKSEFLLIEEALNNINLKLIKEFSSIKSMHIKITKPSILRDCKVSVSKRYNSKS; encoded by the coding sequence GTGACTATTCATATAGAAGATCTGAAATTTCAATGCATTATTGGGATTTTAGATTTTGAAAGAGTAACTCCACAAGATGTTATTATCAATATTAACATAGACTATTTATATGAAAAAGAGTTTATAAATTATGCACAAGTTGTTGAAATAGTTAAAGATATTATGATAAAAAGTGAATTTTTGCTCATTGAAGAAGCTTTAAATAATATAAATTTAAAGTTAATTAAAGAATTTTCTTCTATAAAAAGCATGCATATCAAAATCACAAAACCATCGATTTTAAGGGACTGCAAGGTAAGTGTAAGCAAGCGATATAATTCTAAATCTTAA